TGTGGAGTCCCTGTCAGCCTATGCCCGCCAGTTCCTCGAAAGGATGGACAGGCCCGATGTTGATCTGATCGACGGCCTCAGCCCAGCCATTGCCATTGAACAAAAGCCGGCAACTAGAAATCCCCGCTCCACTGTGGGCACCCTCACTGAGATTTACGATTATCTTCGGGTCCTGTACGCTCGACTCGGCCAGCCACACTGCCCTGACTGCGGTGCCCCTTTGCAGGCCATGACCGTCCAACAAATGGTGGACAAGATAATAGAGCTGCCTAGAAATACGAAAATCTTTCTTATGGCTCCTCTGGTCAGCGGCAGCCGTGGCAGATTCAGGCGTTTTTTCAGCCAGCTGCGACGGGAGGGTTTTATCAGAGCCCGGGTTGACGGCCGTGTGCTGTTGCTCGAAGAACCTGTTGAACTGGAGCCTGGCAAACCTCACCACATCGACCTGGTGGTCGACAGGCTGGCGGTCAGGCCGGAGCTGCGGAGACGGATAACCGACTCCCTGGAACTTGCACTCAGCAAGGGAGCTGGCAGGGTCAAGGTGGCAACCGTCGAAGGGCAGGAGTGGACCTTCAGTGAACAACCAAATTGTCTGCGCTGCAATGTGACCCTGCCAGAGCTGTCGCCGCAGCTTTTCAGTTTCAACAGTGGGCTCGGAGCCTGTTCGCTCTGTTCAGGTTTAGGCCACGCTTCTCCGGCTAACCGGAAAATGGTCGGCTGGACTGATCACTGGCAGCCGCTGGCCTGTCCTGCCTGTGGCGGCGCTCGGTTGCGTCCTGCAGCTCTGGCCGTTGAAATAGATGGCCTCAACATCCATCAGGTTTCCTGTCTCCACCTGGAGGCTCTGCAGCACTGGATGAGGCAGCTGCACTTCAGCCCAGCCCGACAACCGGTGGCCCAGCGGCTGCTCGACCAGATGGAGCAGAGACTCGAATTCCTCTGTCGGGTGGGTCTCTCCTACCTGAGCCTGGATCGGCCAGCAAACACTCTCTCGGGTGGAGAGACACAGCGCCTCCGGCTGGCAACCCAGATAGGTACCAGGCTCGCCGGTGTGCTCTACATTCTAGACGAACCAAGCATAGGCCTGCATCAGCGGGACAACAGGAAGCTGCTCCGCACCCTTGCCCACCTGCGGGATCTGGGCAATACAGTTATAGTGGTGGAACACGATGTCGAGACCATAATGGCAGCTGAACAGGTAATCGACATGGGACCTGGGGCCGGCACTGACGGCGGCAGGGTAATCTACAGCGGCACTCCAGCTGGCATCTTCAGTCAGCCGGCTTCACTTACGGGCCAGTATCTCAGCGGCAAACTCGAAATACCGATCCCCACCCAGAGGAGAAAAGCTCAACGAGGTTACCTGCGACTCGAAGGCGCCACAGAGAATAATCTGGCCAACATTTCTGTCGCCATCCCCATTGGGCTTTTTACCTGTGTAACCGGTGTTTCCGGCTCTGGGAAGAGTACACTGATTATCGATACCCTTTATAGGGCTGCTCTGAAAAAGCTGCATCGCAGCAAGACAATTGTGGGCGCCCACCGCCGCCTGACCGGCCTGGAAGCTTTCGATAAGGTCGTTCATATTGACCAGAGCGCCATTGGCCGAAGCCCCAGGTCAAATCCAGCAACCTATACTGGCGTCCTTTCTCCTATCCGCACTCTGCTTGCTCAGGTGCCGGAGGCGAGAGCCCGCGGCTATCGGGC
This genomic window from Deltaproteobacteria bacterium contains:
- the uvrA gene encoding excinuclease ABC subunit UvrA, translating into MEVEARLTASNSSIPEFQGGAPAIIIRGARQHNLKNIDLDIPRGKLVVITGVSGSGKSSLAFDTLYAEGQRRYVESLSAYARQFLERMDRPDVDLIDGLSPAIAIEQKPATRNPRSTVGTLTEIYDYLRVLYARLGQPHCPDCGAPLQAMTVQQMVDKIIELPRNTKIFLMAPLVSGSRGRFRRFFSQLRREGFIRARVDGRVLLLEEPVELEPGKPHHIDLVVDRLAVRPELRRRITDSLELALSKGAGRVKVATVEGQEWTFSEQPNCLRCNVTLPELSPQLFSFNSGLGACSLCSGLGHASPANRKMVGWTDHWQPLACPACGGARLRPAALAVEIDGLNIHQVSCLHLEALQHWMRQLHFSPARQPVAQRLLDQMEQRLEFLCRVGLSYLSLDRPANTLSGGETQRLRLATQIGTRLAGVLYILDEPSIGLHQRDNRKLLRTLAHLRDLGNTVIVVEHDVETIMAAEQVIDMGPGAGTDGGRVIYSGTPAGIFSQPASLTGQYLSGKLEIPIPTQRRKAQRGYLRLEGATENNLANISVAIPIGLFTCVTGVSGSGKSTLIIDTLYRAALKKLHRSKTIVGAHRRLTGLEAFDKVVHIDQSAIGRSPRSNPATYTGVLSPIRTLLAQVPEARARGYRASRFSFNVKGGRCETCAGDGTIRIEMHFLPDVYVTCDACKGSRFNRDTLEITYRGKNIADILKMTIEEAAVFFASFPAVKHKLTTMEEVGLGYLKLGQAATTLSGGEAQRIKLSRELGKRSRGTTLYLLDEPTTGLHFDDIKKLLEVLNRLVAAGNTVVVIEHQLDVIKSADYVIDLGPEGGAAGGRVLACGPPEEIARVPESYTGRYLREVLK